The sequence GAAGTCCTGGGAAAGTTTTTGGAGCAAGGAAAGGGTGATCCGATTGGAGCTTTGGAAATGGCCCTGGCTGCTTGTGACAAAGCGAAGAGGGTGGAAGTAGGGAGCCCAGCAAGGAGGCAAGTGCTAGTGGTGGCTCCCATCAGGGTGGTGGCCATGGCAGCAGGGAGAAGCTGGCAGAGGCTGGACTAATTTTGAAGAACCTCCTAGGACTTGGGGACGATTGCATGTGGGGTGTAGGGAAAGCAAGAGGCCAAGAATTGGCCCTGACTGTTGGTTGGCACCCAAGCTGTCCCTGGACTCGGagcaggcagggagaggaagagcaggtgtggggagtgagaATCAAGTGTGGCTTGGGTGGCGAGGCTTGCAGTGCATACTAGCCATGCAGGGGGCCATGTGGCTGCAGAAGCAGTTGGGGATGCAGCTCTGGAGCCTGGAGATACACAACAGGGGCGTTGTGAGCTTAGAGGTGATGATGAAAGCCATGCAAATGGATGAAATGGatgagggaagaggagagggggGTGGGATGTTGCTGTAGCACTGCAGCATTTAGACATTCAGCAGGTGAGGAGGGGCAAACAGAGGAGACTAGAAAAGGGCTGCCTGGGAGTTTGCAAGGTGGCTGAGGCCACAGAAGCCCGTGTTTGGGAAGGGGACAGGGTCACTGTACTGAATGCTGGTGGGATTTGATATTCACCAGGCATTGTCCTGAGTGCTGGGCACAAATGTCTCATTTTAGCCTCGCCACGACTCTGTAAAACAtatttatccccattttgcagataaggaaaacTGAGGTCAGGCAAAACAGATCACAAAGCTAGTAAGAGtcaaagccaggattcaaacccagagtcTGTTCACTCTTGTGAACCTACACATCAGAGATGTAGCCATTGGATGTAGCCAAccgctcattcattcattcattcattcactcatttaagaTGTATCAAGGCGCCACTCAAAGCATCAGGATGCAGCAGGGAAACAGAACGTGCCAGCTTACGTTTTAGGGAGGGCGACCGGGCAGTGGGCAAATCAGTGGAAAACCAAACATGCCAAAGGGTCATGAGTGCCAGGAAAAAAAGAGGCCAGagggagatgagggtttgctaaCATGGAATGGTCAGAGAAGACCTTTATGAGGAGGTGACCTTTGAGCAGAGATGATCATTATAGTAATAATGAACACTTTGAGGGCACTTACTATTTGTTGAgcaagtaacaacactagtagtATTCTTGCCAGGGAAGGTTTAATTCTATGCATCCTTCCAGTCACAGGGATACACTTATTATCATCGTTTTATGCAATGAGACTGAGGATAGGGAAGTTGCCAGAAGCCACACAAGCATGAAATGGGGGCTCCAGGGTCTCAGCCCAGATAGGCATGCTTGAGTCTGTCCTTTCAACAGCGGTCCTGCCTCTCAGTTCACGAAGGAACGAACAGTAATATTCagttcacagaagaaaaaaaggagcCCAAAGAAGTTAAGGAGGAAAATGAGGTGGAGAGGTTGTCACTTGAGTGGTGATCACACAGGAAGTGGCGCGGCCGAGATTTAATCCTACGCCAATCTGGCTCCACATcggtactttttaatttttattttattgttaaccACTGGGGCAGAGGGTCTCAAACTTGAGCGCCCACTGGAATCACCTGCAGGGCTTGTCAAAACCCAGATTGCCCGGAGTTTCTGACTCGGTAGGTCTGAGATGGGCCctagaatttgcatttctgtcaAAGTCCCAGCAGGTGATGCTGAGACACCGCCTTGAGAGCCACTGCCCTGGAATGCAGATCAGTGAATAAAGGAACAATTTCCCAGTTCCCAGTAGGGGCAGCTGAGGTCAGAGAGGCCAAATCTCCAGTGCAAAAGCGACACAGCCATTAGATGATGGCGCCAGAATCCAAACTCCGGCAGCCGGCAGCCGGGCTCCAGTGAGTGTTTTAACCATTCCCCTGCACTGCCTCCTGCGGGCCAAAAGGATAAGTGCATGCACTCGGGAATGGGTGGATGCCAGTTTCCCCAGCAGGGGCGACCCCGGCCCTGCCCCCTCACTCCGCCGTCCTCCTACCCCGCAGGTGAAGCTGGTGTTCGTGGAGGACCAGGCCGTGGTGGAGACGGTGTTCTTCCTGACGTCGCGCACGAGGGCGCTGCTGCGGCGCTTCCCGCGCATGCTCCTGGTGGACCGGCTGCCGGGGCTGCAGGGCGCGCTGGACCTGCTGGCCGTGCTGTGCGTGGACGGCGCGGGCCGCGCGCGCCAGGCCGCCTGCTGCGTGGCGCGCCCGGGCACGCCGAGCCTGCTGCGCTTCGCGCTCGCCTCGCTGCTGCAGAGCGCGCCCGACGTCAAGGGCCGCGTGCGCTGCCTCACGGCCGGGCCCGAGGTGGCGGCGCAGCTGCCGGCCGTGCGCCAGCTGCTGCCGGGCGCGCGCGTGCAGATCTGCCGCGCGCAGGGCCTCGAGACACTCTTCAGCAAGGCGCAGGAGCTGGGCGGCGCGGGGCGCGAGGACCCGGGCCTGTGGCCGCGCCTCTGCCGCCTGGCCGGCGCGTCCTCGCCCGCCGCCTACGCCGAGGCGCTGGCCGAGCTGCGTGCCCACGGCCCGGCCGCCTTCGTCGACTACTTCGAGCGCAACTGGGCGCCGCGCCGTGACATGTGGGTGCGCTTCCGCGCCTTCGAGTTGGCCCGCGACCTGGACGCGTGCGCCTTGGTGCGCGGCCACCGCCGGCGCCTGCTGCGCCGCCTCAGCCCCTCGCGCAGCGTGGCGCAGTGCCTTCGCGACCTGGTGGCCATGCAGTGGGCCGACGCGGCCGGGGAGGTGGCTCCTGAGGGCCTCGACGGAGGAGGGCAGTGGCTGGAGAGCGAGTCGGGGTGGGGTTCCCGGGTGGAGAAGGAGAGGATGAAGGCCCTGGAGACGGGGGACTGGGGAGGGACTCTCAAAGAAGGAAGTGTTCTGAGGGGGGCCCAGCTGGAGAAGGAGTGGGCAAGAGGATTGGAGACCAGAGACCGGGCAGGGGCTCAGTTTCAAAGTGAGAAAGGAAGGGGATTGCAGATCAGAGCTTGGAGGGGGGTTCAGCTGGAGAACCCGAAGGTGAGGGGCCTGGAAGGGAGTGTCTTGAGGGGGGCCGAGTTGGAGAATGAGCACATGAGAGGGCCAGAGATCAGAGACTGGAggggggcccaaggggagggtgAGAAAGACTGGGGACTAGAAGGGTATGTCTGGAGGGGGGCCCAGGTGGAGGAACAAGGAGTAAGAGGACTGGAAGGGTATGCCTGGAGGGTGACTCACTTCCAGGACCGGAGGATTAGGGTGCTGGAGACCACAGACTGCAGGGGCACCCAGTTTGAGTATGAGAAGGCCAGGGGTCTAGAAGGGGGCACCCAGAGAGGCGGCCAATTGCAGGATGAAAGGGGAAGAGCGCTGAAATCCAGAGAGTGGAAGGGACCCCTGttggaaggggagaaggggaggggcatCTGTTTAGAAAAGCCCCAGAAGGTGGTTCCTGAGAATGGAGAGCAAAGGGGGGCCCAGGGGGGAGATGAGAAGGGGAGGGGACCAGAGGTTGGAGAAGAGGGGGTCTTGAGGATGGGGGTCAAAAGAAGAAGAGGCCTAGAGGACATAGTTCTGGTCCATCTGGGGGACACGAGGGTTCCAGGTCTGGAGAATGGAGAGAAAGGGGGACTCCAGTCTGTGGGCCCCAAGAGCAGAGCAGGAcactgggtggagtggggggacaCAGGAGGGAGGTGTCTAGGGCTGGGGAATGGAGTCCTGTGTGGCCCCATGGGGGCCCCGTTTGAGGGGGATCCAGAATGGGCAGTGACAAGGAGGGTACACCTGGCCGCAGGGGGCACCCTGCAGAAAGGAGGCGAAGGAGAAGGTCCAAGGGAACCAAAGAGGCCTTGCCGCCCCTCAGGAGATGGGGAGGTGGACTGGGAGCCCCTGGCCAAGTTCCGAGCCGCCTGCGGGCCCGAGCTGGCAGACCTGGTGGCTGAGGAGCTGACCTTCGCCAGGCAGCACGGGACCCGGGGCTTCCACTGGACTGGAGCTGGCTTTGCCCTTAAGGACGGCACCTCGGACTTCTTCCTGGATGGGGCCCTGACGCGCTGCAGCTGCTCCATCCACGCCGCCCGGCATCTGCCCTGCCGCCACCTCTTTGCAGCTCGCCTCCTCACGGGGGCAGCCTTATTCCACATGGACCTGCTCAGGGACTGCTGGGGGAGAGCCCCAGAGCCCTGACCCTTCTGgcccctgcccgccaccctcccCTGTGAGGGTGAGCGGGCATCCTGTGATCCCAAAGATGATAGGGCTGAGGCCccgggggctcctctaggctctCCGGCCATCTCCTGGATCATCCAGGGACCTGTCCTGACAGTTGGCCTCTCTGAGTCAGAGGGGAAGCTGGCAATGGTCTCAGGTCCTGAAGCCACAGCTGCGGGAAGACGATGCCAGCCAGGGTGGCTCCTGAGGAAATGTGCGCTGAGAGGTGTAGACAGGGTCTgggcagaaggaagaaaggggacaaggctggggggagggggagcaacATTGGAGGAGATGGGGAGAGTAGGGGTAGGAGTGGGCTGCTCAGTCTAGGGAGTGGAGGGGGCACGGGAGAAAGAGGGTaagaagagatgaaggggaaggagagaggggagaaaatggAGAAGAGCTGGGGCAGGTGGGACAGGAGAGGGGGAAAAGGAGGCCAGGatggagaagaggaaaaagaaaaagataaggccAAGAAAGGTACGGAAGATTAGAAGAAACAAGGGAGACATGATTGGGGCATTTCTCCAAGGTCTGGAGATTTGTGCTCCTCTATGACAcatttcccaccccccacccccctgttgttGGTCATTCCCAGGCAAGACAGGGTCGAGGGGTGCCTGAGTATCTGGTGGGAGGGGCTGGAGGCTCTCCAATGGGGAAGGGGGACTGTTTGGACTGTTGTGCTTCAAGTTTGGAATAAAGCAGTATTATTTTGGTTTCTGTGCTGAGATATTGGCTTCCAGGGGGAGGGTGGAAGCCCCAAAGCTAGACAGAAATTGAGTTGGCCCAgtgttccttccttcttcctatgAGCATGCCCTCCTGGGGCTAGATGGAATGGAGGAACCACAAATGAATCCATCCCCAGGGCAGCTCAGGCCTCACTCTTCCTGCCTGGAACAGGGCACTACGAAGGCAACTTCCAACATCCATGGGCTCAACCCTCAAATGATTGGTCCATGGCAGATGTGGCAAACCCAGCCCCTGTGCCCCTGATTGGTTTAAGAGTGGGCACAGGGCCCAGTCCCAGCTGATGAGCTCGCTTGGGGTAGGGGTAGGGGGCTTCTGATGAAAGCTCTCTCCTAAGAAGCCCCCGAGTGAGATGAACTAGACCTCCTTGCAACCATCTTGGTACAGTGTGAGAATGACGTCATCACTGAGGACGACAGAGctaagagatgaagaaaatctTGATCCTTGCTTGGCTGAGTTGAGTCCCTGGAGTTTGCCATACCTTGGGATTTCAGAGGTAAGgaagtatattttaattatagcAGGTTGAGTTGGG is a genomic window of Dasypus novemcinctus isolate mDasNov1 chromosome 18, mDasNov1.1.hap2, whole genome shotgun sequence containing:
- the ZSWIM9 gene encoding uncharacterized protein ZSWIM9 isoform X2; the encoded protein is MEIRWKPRREARREERREASRSIPGARAGPRRVALWEADADRGGRPRMDRPEPRPGAAAGQEEQELRERAFFSWAEFSRFFDAWCQQRLALFFVKSSMHLARCRWASAPPLYTLIDVLKYSYVRLVCKDVRAPSRPAVGPPQPGCPAFIIVKLSPLRDRLVVTECQLTHSHPACPLEFAYYFRPGHLLANACLPVRTTNKISKQFVAPADVRRLLSYCKGRDHGVLDALHVLEGLFRTDPEAKVKLVFVEDQAVVETVFFLTSRTRALLRRFPRMLLVDRLPGLQGALDLLAVLCVDGAGRARQAACCVARPGTPSLLRFALASLLQSAPDVKGRVRCLTAGPEVAAQLPAVRQLLPGARVQICRAQGLETLFSKAQELGGAGREDPGLWPRLCRLAGASSPAAYAEALAELRAHGPAAFVDYFERNWAPRRDMWVRFRAFELARDLDACALVRGHRRRLLRRLSPSRSVAQCLRDLVAMQWADAAGEVAPEGLDGGGQWLESESGWGSRVEKERMKALETGDWGGTLKEGSVLRGAQLEKEWARGLETRDRAGAQFQSEKGRGLQIRAWRGVQLENPKVRGLEGSVLRGAELENEHMRGPEIRDWRGAQGEGEKDWGLEGYVWRGAQVEEQGVRGLEGYAWRVTHFQDRRIRVLETTDCRGTQFEYEKARGLEGGTQRGGQLQDERGRALKSREWKGPLLEGEKGRGICLEKPQKVVPENGEQRGAQGGDEKGRGPEVGEEGVLRMGVKRRRGLEDIVLVHLGDTRVPGLENGEKGGLQSVGPKSRAGHWVEWGDTGGRCLGLGNGVLCGPMGAPFEGDPEWAVTRRVHLAAGGTLQKGGEGEGPREPKRPCRPSGDGEVDWEPLAKFRAACGPELADLVAEELTFARQHGTRGFHWTGAGFALKDGTSDFFLDGALTRCSCSIHAARHLPCRHLFAARLLTGAALFHMDLLRDCWGRAPEP
- the ZSWIM9 gene encoding uncharacterized protein ZSWIM9 isoform X1: MDRPEPRPGAAAGQEEQELRERAFFSWAEFSRFFDAWCQQRLALFFVKSSMHLARCRWASAPPLYTLIDVLKYSYVRLVCKDVRAPSRPAVGPPQPGCPAFIIVKLSPLRDRLVVTECQLTHSHPACPLEFAYYFRPGHLLANACLPVRTTNKISKQFVAPADVRRLLSYCKGRDHGVLDALHVLEGLFRTDPEAKVKLVFVEDQAVVETVFFLTSRTRALLRRFPRMLLVDRLPGLQGALDLLAVLCVDGAGRARQAACCVARPGTPSLLRFALASLLQSAPDVKGRVRCLTAGPEVAAQLPAVRQLLPGARVQICRAQGLETLFSKAQELGGAGREDPGLWPRLCRLAGASSPAAYAEALAELRAHGPAAFVDYFERNWAPRRDMWVRFRAFELARDLDACALVRGHRRRLLRRLSPSRSVAQCLRDLVAMQWADAAGEVAPEGLDGGGQWLESESGWGSRVEKERMKALETGDWGGTLKEGSVLRGAQLEKEWARGLETRDRAGAQFQSEKGRGLQIRAWRGVQLENPKVRGLEGSVLRGAELENEHMRGPEIRDWRGAQGEGEKDWGLEGYVWRGAQVEEQGVRGLEGYAWRVTHFQDRRIRVLETTDCRGTQFEYEKARGLEGGTQRGGQLQDERGRALKSREWKGPLLEGEKGRGICLEKPQKVVPENGEQRGAQGGDEKGRGPEVGEEGVLRMGVKRRRGLEDIVLVHLGDTRVPGLENGEKGGLQSVGPKSRAGHWVEWGDTGGRCLGLGNGVLCGPMGAPFEGDPEWAVTRRVHLAAGGTLQKGGEGEGPREPKRPCRPSGDGEVDWEPLAKFRAACGPELADLVAEELTFARQHGTRGFHWTGAGFALKDGTSDFFLDGALTRCSCSIHAARHLPCRHLFAARLLTGAALFHMDLLRDCWGRAPEP